AATCGAGTAGTTTCATAGAGCAGCAGGTAATAGCAACCATGGAAGAAGATGATGTGAATGGAGAGGGCACaagttgctgttgttgttttagGCTTGGTTGGTAATTGGATGATGGCCATTATGATTTCatcaaggaggaggagggtagGAGGGTGGATGTGATGTTATTATATGagattttgtttgaaatgtgttttaaatGAGTACAGGCCTAACACCCTGGGAAATGGCAACAATGATGGATCAGATCTTCATATGTGAGATAATGTAAGCTATTTTACCCTCTCCAATGGCTACTCAAGGGTCATGTTTGGGGGGCGGTTGATCTTTTGTTTTGTaatgttcttcttcttctgtacATGGAGAGGTGAGGGCCGAGTTGGCGAGAATTATTCGGGTCCGGCTGGAGGAGCTCCGCTGCCCCCACGTGGGCCGCCGCGGGGTCCGCCTCGAGGGCCGCCACGACCACGTCCTCCCAGAGGCCCACCACGGCTGGGGCCTCGGCTACCACGGAAAGGGGGTCCACCACGTCCTCCGCCGCGCATGCCGCCGCCACCTCGATAAGGTGCTCCGCCCATGCCACGGCCACGAGAACCTCGGAAACTACCCCCACTACCGCCTCGGAAACCACGACCCCCTCGGGCGCCGCGACCTCCGCGTCCTCCATTCATACTGCCGTCCTCGGCCATTTCCTGACAAcagaacaaggaaaaacaataacaagaGTCCTCGGCAAGATTTGTCCCACCCAGTTCAATTCAAACTTACCCCTTCTTCGGCTTCTTCATGGTGGCCACCCGGTTTACCGTTACCTCGGCGACGCTGCATGCGTTCCGGGAACCTGCGTGGGCGTCGTGGTCCACCATCGCCCCCCTCATGGGCTTCTTCGCCTTCGCccatttcttcttcgtcttcatcgcCGGAGCGACCTCCACCTCGGCCGCCCCCGCGGAAGAAGCCTCGTCCTCGTCGACGGAAGCCCCCGCGTTTGCGGTCAGCCGCGTAAGGCGAGCCTTTGACGGGCGTTCCTTCGGGTCCGGACACGTTGAAGGCTTCGTTGCCCTTCTCGCCCACGACCACATCGAACTCGACAAGTTCGCCGTCGCCCACGCTGCGCACGGCTTTCTTGGGGTTGTTCTTGAGGATGGCGGTTTGATGGACGAACACATCCTCCTTGGTGTCGCTCCGGTTGATGAATCCATAGCCCGACTTGACATTGAACCATTTGACAGTGCCCGAGACCTTGGAGGCCACCACCTCCTTGGGCAGCTCGTCTTTGGTGGGACCCTCGTTGCCGCTGATGCTACCGCTGGCGCTGCCATTATCCGGGGAGA
This genomic interval from Tigriopus californicus strain San Diego chromosome 6, Tcal_SD_v2.1, whole genome shotgun sequence contains the following:
- the LOC131881570 gene encoding Y-box factor homolog, producing the protein MSETAAVSVAAASEEAPATGGSTATAATTPAVNNNNNAAVMNNNNDDLSPDNGSASGSISGNEGPTKDELPKEVVASKVSGTVKWFNVKSGYGFINRSDTKEDVFVHQTAILKNNPKKAVRSVGDGELVEFDVVVGEKGNEAFNVSGPEGTPVKGSPYAADRKRGGFRRRGRGFFRGGGRGGGRSGDEDEEEMGEGEEAHEGGDGGPRRPRRFPERMQRRRGNGKPGGHHEEAEEGEMAEDGSMNGGRGGRGARGGRGFRGGSGGSFRGSRGRGMGGAPYRGGGGMRGGGRGGPPFRGSRGPSRGGPLGGRGRGGPRGGPRGGPRGGSGAPPAGPE